Proteins from a genomic interval of Ensifer canadensis:
- the phnD gene encoding phosphonate ABC transporter substrate-binding protein: MLKKALLGAVALLALVGHAQAEDLKEFRVGIIGGENEADRLRNFQCIVDKLPAAIGVEKVSLFPAADYDGVIQGLLGGTLDYAELGASGFAKIYLAKADAVEPILTTVQTDGSTGYHSIMVARKDSGITKLEDLKGKKLGFADPDSTSGYLIPLVTLPESIGAPVKEFFGETGFGGGHENLVLEVVKGTFDAGTTFGSGVGEFKDGYTSGNLKKMVDKGILDMNDLVELWKSPLIPNGPIVVRSTMNDDMKAKFKQFMLDLPKTDAACFSAIQGGDFTGFTEVNADFYKPIIDARKATIGG; this comes from the coding sequence ATGCTGAAGAAAGCTCTTCTGGGCGCTGTCGCCCTGCTCGCCCTCGTCGGCCACGCTCAGGCCGAAGACCTCAAGGAATTCCGCGTCGGTATCATCGGCGGCGAAAACGAAGCCGACCGCCTGCGCAACTTCCAGTGTATCGTCGACAAGCTGCCGGCTGCAATCGGCGTCGAAAAGGTTTCGCTGTTCCCGGCCGCCGACTATGACGGCGTCATCCAGGGCCTGCTCGGCGGCACGCTCGACTACGCCGAACTCGGCGCTTCGGGCTTTGCCAAGATCTACCTCGCCAAGGCCGACGCGGTCGAGCCGATCCTGACGACCGTCCAGACCGACGGTTCGACCGGCTACCACTCGATCATGGTCGCCCGCAAGGACTCCGGCATCACCAAGCTCGAAGACCTGAAGGGCAAGAAGCTCGGCTTTGCCGATCCGGACTCGACCTCTGGCTACCTCATCCCGCTCGTCACCCTGCCGGAATCGATCGGCGCGCCGGTCAAGGAATTCTTCGGTGAAACCGGCTTCGGCGGCGGTCACGAAAACCTGGTTCTCGAAGTCGTCAAGGGCACGTTCGATGCCGGCACGACCTTCGGTTCGGGCGTCGGCGAATTCAAGGACGGCTACACCTCGGGCAATCTGAAGAAGATGGTCGACAAGGGCATCCTCGACATGAACGACCTGGTCGAGCTCTGGAAGTCGCCGTTGATCCCGAACGGCCCGATCGTCGTCCGCTCGACGATGAACGACGACATGAAGGCGAAGTTCAAGCAGTTCATGCTCGACCTGCCGAAGACCGATGCCGCCTGCTTCTCCGCCATCCAGGGTGGCGATTTCACTGGCTTCACCGAAGTCAACGCCGACTTCTACAAGCCGATCATCGACGCCCGCAAGGCAACGATCGGCGGCTGA
- the phnE gene encoding phosphonate ABC transporter, permease protein PhnE, with amino-acid sequence MATSMLPRHLSENGALVERHWQELNSRRRLYSWLGFAVLLLALSGSLWFANDSNAGKFFDRLPHFFDFVGDLAPRDGLEIFRAMFDLPSPYDDGSFKYNYPEGRLYLTESFYIPEYVHKMLETVNIAIFSTVIGTFFGFIFCFLAARNLMPNPWVRGVVRRLMEILRAFPEVVIAGFFLAILSLGPIPAIAAVSIHTVGALGKLFFEVVENADMKPDEGLRAAGGNWIERVWFGMVPQVLPNFASYFLLRLEINVRASTIIGAVGGGGIGELLRLSIGQGHQAKTLAIVILLFATIFAVDQFSAWLRRRLVGDQAFQLAQ; translated from the coding sequence ATGGCAACTTCCATGCTCCCGAGGCATCTGAGTGAAAACGGCGCGCTGGTCGAGCGCCACTGGCAGGAGTTGAACTCCCGTCGCCGGCTTTACTCCTGGCTCGGCTTCGCCGTGCTGTTGCTCGCCCTTTCCGGCTCGCTCTGGTTTGCCAACGATTCCAATGCCGGCAAATTCTTCGACCGCCTGCCGCACTTCTTCGATTTCGTCGGCGATCTCGCGCCGCGTGACGGCCTGGAAATCTTCCGCGCCATGTTCGATCTGCCTTCGCCCTACGACGACGGCAGCTTCAAGTACAATTATCCCGAGGGTCGGCTCTACCTGACCGAGAGCTTCTACATTCCTGAGTATGTGCACAAGATGCTGGAGACCGTGAACATCGCGATCTTCTCCACCGTCATCGGCACGTTCTTCGGCTTCATCTTCTGTTTCCTCGCCGCCCGCAACCTGATGCCCAATCCGTGGGTGCGGGGTGTCGTGCGCCGGCTGATGGAGATCCTGCGCGCCTTTCCCGAAGTGGTCATCGCCGGCTTCTTCCTGGCAATCCTTTCGCTCGGGCCGATACCCGCGATCGCGGCGGTTTCGATCCACACGGTCGGCGCACTCGGCAAGCTGTTTTTCGAGGTGGTCGAGAACGCCGACATGAAACCGGACGAGGGCCTGCGCGCCGCCGGTGGCAACTGGATCGAACGCGTCTGGTTCGGCATGGTGCCGCAGGTGCTGCCCAACTTCGCCAGCTATTTCCTGCTTCGCCTCGAGATCAACGTACGCGCCTCGACCATCATCGGCGCAGTTGGCGGCGGCGGGATCGGCGAGTTGCTGCGTCTGTCGATCGGCCAGGGCCATCAGGCAAAGACACTGGCGATCGTCATCCTGCTGTTTGCAACGATCTTCGCCGTCGACCAGTTTTCCGCATGGCTGCGCCGTCGCCTCGTCGGCGACCAGGCCTTCCAGCTTGCCCAGTAG
- the phnE gene encoding phosphonate ABC transporter, permease protein PhnE: protein MTSTTRLSALEMDAIASRHPHLLQGSSNKRLRTIVISVGLVAYLIFSWWFFSIGHVLGNANWGIAGTYLADWVSYEVRPEIKIARDKTMTLDYQRNSPLGPNPNPAWVELDKETVTRKVELPAATAQTAKPKTTSSFSFMAPGSALGAANTPSEQNRVEMRTEEIITRAVITYDRSTKIEIADGLVKATHRGETLTMAVDGQDTVTPQGALPAWATQKRPGEKITLAFGATGWADVEGDDISIRNRFFGWANFLFDVHSPFFGKGYGDIFSLITSGERIEPTRSNLSLAWNNILYNAEWQHLDVWTKLLQTVVMAFVGTLFASLVAFPLCFLAARNITPNFLTNQLAKRFFDFLRSVDMFIWALFFTRAFGPGPLAGMSAIFFTDTGTLGKLYSEALENIDDKQREGVKSVGATPLAVQRFGVLPQVLPVFASQALYFWESNTRSATIIGAVGAGGIGLKLWEAMRTNSDWENVAYMVLLILLVVFIFDSISNACRSRLMGQKAH, encoded by the coding sequence ATGACCTCCACGACCAGATTAAGCGCTCTCGAAATGGATGCGATCGCATCGCGTCACCCGCACTTGCTGCAGGGCTCCTCGAACAAGCGCCTGCGCACGATTGTCATCAGTGTCGGCCTCGTCGCTTACCTCATCTTCAGCTGGTGGTTCTTTTCGATCGGGCATGTTCTGGGCAACGCCAATTGGGGCATTGCCGGGACCTATCTCGCGGATTGGGTCTCCTACGAGGTTCGGCCCGAGATCAAGATCGCCCGCGACAAGACGATGACGCTCGATTACCAGCGCAACTCGCCGCTTGGGCCAAATCCGAATCCGGCATGGGTGGAACTCGACAAGGAAACCGTGACCCGAAAAGTCGAATTACCCGCTGCAACCGCACAGACTGCAAAGCCCAAGACGACGTCATCCTTCAGCTTCATGGCGCCGGGTTCAGCGCTCGGCGCGGCCAATACGCCAAGTGAGCAGAACCGCGTCGAAATGCGGACCGAGGAAATCATCACCAGGGCCGTCATCACCTATGACAGGTCGACGAAGATCGAAATTGCCGACGGACTCGTCAAGGCAACCCATCGTGGCGAGACGCTGACGATGGCCGTCGATGGCCAGGACACGGTAACCCCTCAGGGTGCCCTCCCCGCCTGGGCCACGCAGAAACGCCCGGGCGAGAAGATCACGCTCGCCTTTGGTGCAACTGGTTGGGCCGACGTCGAAGGTGACGACATCTCGATCCGCAATCGCTTCTTCGGCTGGGCCAATTTCCTCTTCGACGTCCACTCACCGTTCTTCGGCAAGGGCTATGGCGATATATTTTCGTTGATCACGAGCGGCGAGCGCATCGAACCCACGCGCTCGAACCTGTCGCTTGCCTGGAACAACATCCTCTACAACGCCGAATGGCAGCATCTGGATGTGTGGACCAAACTGCTGCAGACCGTGGTCATGGCCTTCGTCGGCACGCTTTTTGCCTCGCTGGTCGCGTTCCCGCTCTGCTTCCTGGCGGCGCGCAACATCACCCCGAATTTCCTGACGAACCAGCTCGCCAAGCGCTTCTTCGATTTCCTGCGTTCGGTGGACATGTTCATCTGGGCATTGTTCTTCACGCGCGCCTTTGGCCCGGGACCGCTTGCCGGCATGTCGGCAATTTTCTTCACCGATACAGGCACCTTGGGCAAGCTCTACTCCGAGGCTTTGGAGAACATCGACGACAAGCAGCGCGAAGGCGTAAAATCCGTCGGCGCCACCCCGCTTGCCGTGCAACGCTTTGGCGTCCTGCCGCAGGTCCTGCCGGTATTCGCCAGCCAGGCGCTCTATTTCTGGGAATCCAACACGCGTTCGGCAACGATCATCGGCGCTGTCGGCGCCGGTGGCATCGGCCTGAAACTCTGGGAAGCGATGCGTACCAACTCCGATTGGGAAAATGTCGCTTATATGGTGCTTCTCATCTTGCTGGTCGTGTTTATTTTCGACAGCATCTCGAACGCCTGCCGCTCGCGACTGATGGGGCAGAAGGCTCATTGA
- a CDS encoding DUF1045 domain-containing protein — protein MRYAIYFAPPADDRLSQTAAHWLGRDAFTGETNELSALGSLDAATRHALTADPRRYGFHGTLKAPFTLAEDRSEAELVAAFETFADNLEPFEIPQLTLLQLGPFFALVSANHCEALQEFAAQAVQTFEPFRAPLSDVDMARRNPDKLPERQREYLRKWGYPYVFEEFQFHLTLTGPVPGETAKPMRTVLESTFADHIGKPLHVTSVALFVEPHRGAPFLVHSLLPLRGATQRKIA, from the coding sequence GTGCGTTATGCAATCTACTTCGCGCCGCCGGCAGACGACCGGCTGTCGCAGACGGCGGCCCATTGGCTCGGCCGTGATGCCTTTACCGGCGAGACCAATGAACTTTCAGCGTTAGGCAGCCTTGATGCCGCCACGCGACATGCACTGACTGCCGACCCGCGACGCTACGGCTTTCACGGCACTCTCAAGGCCCCCTTCACACTTGCCGAAGACCGCAGCGAAGCCGAGCTGGTCGCAGCCTTCGAAACGTTTGCCGACAACCTTGAACCCTTCGAGATCCCTCAACTCACGCTCCTTCAGCTTGGCCCGTTCTTCGCGCTGGTTTCCGCGAACCACTGCGAGGCGTTGCAGGAATTCGCGGCGCAGGCCGTGCAAACCTTCGAGCCGTTTCGGGCGCCGTTGTCGGACGTGGACATGGCGCGACGCAACCCGGACAAGCTTCCGGAGCGGCAGAGGGAATACTTGAGAAAGTGGGGATACCCCTATGTTTTCGAAGAATTTCAGTTTCACCTGACGCTGACCGGGCCGGTACCCGGCGAGACAGCGAAACCAATGCGGACCGTGCTTGAGAGCACCTTTGCTGATCACATCGGCAAGCCGCTTCACGTCACGTCAGTTGCGCTCTTCGTCGAGCCGCACCGTGGCGCACCGTTCCTGGTCCATTCCCTGCTGCCGCTCCGCGGCGCGACACAACGAAAGATCGCATGA
- a CDS encoding alpha-D-ribose 1-methylphosphonate 5-triphosphate diphosphatase: MSKEQVLTNARIVLEDSILDGSVLIRDGKIADISHGTTNTGEDFEGDYLLPGLIELHTDHLEAHYSPRPGVRWLKIAAIQAHDAQVVTSGITTVFDCLRLGSDEDGGFQKGEMRSMADALAQAKQEGRLRADHLIHLRCEVSTSDVLDHYEDFQNDPQVKLVSLMDHAPGQRQFQTMDQYTLYYKSKRGLSDAEFGKFVERQQALSAKYAGPHRDALAKACAERGITIASHDDATIAHVDESISYGIKLAEFPTSFEAAEASHRAGLSVLMGAPNIVRGKSHSGNIAARDLADRGVLDVLSSDYVPFSLIHAPFVLADELEAIDLPKAIAMVSTTPARTVGLDDRGRIAVGLRADIARVHRQEGIPVVRSVWREGRRVA, encoded by the coding sequence ATGAGCAAAGAACAAGTCCTGACCAATGCCCGCATCGTTCTCGAGGACAGTATCCTCGACGGCTCGGTGCTGATCCGCGACGGCAAGATCGCCGATATCTCTCATGGCACGACCAACACTGGTGAAGACTTCGAAGGCGACTACCTTCTGCCTGGCCTCATCGAGCTGCACACCGACCACCTTGAGGCACATTACTCGCCGCGGCCCGGCGTTCGCTGGTTGAAGATCGCCGCGATCCAGGCACACGACGCACAGGTCGTCACGTCTGGCATCACCACCGTATTCGACTGCCTGCGCCTTGGTTCGGACGAAGACGGCGGTTTCCAGAAGGGCGAAATGCGCAGCATGGCGGACGCGCTGGCCCAGGCCAAGCAGGAAGGCCGCCTGCGCGCCGACCATCTGATCCACCTGCGCTGCGAGGTTTCGACATCGGACGTGCTCGATCACTACGAGGACTTCCAGAACGATCCGCAGGTCAAGCTCGTCTCGCTGATGGACCACGCACCGGGGCAGCGCCAGTTCCAGACGATGGACCAGTACACGCTCTACTACAAATCCAAGCGCGGCCTGTCGGACGCCGAATTCGGAAAATTCGTTGAACGTCAGCAGGCGCTTTCGGCGAAGTATGCCGGCCCGCACCGCGATGCGCTCGCCAAGGCCTGTGCTGAGCGCGGCATTACCATCGCCAGCCACGACGACGCCACGATCGCCCATGTCGACGAATCTATCAGCTACGGCATCAAGCTCGCCGAGTTCCCGACCAGCTTCGAAGCGGCGGAGGCCTCCCATCGCGCCGGTCTTAGTGTGCTGATGGGCGCGCCCAACATCGTGCGCGGCAAGTCGCATTCGGGCAATATCGCCGCCCGTGACCTTGCCGACCGCGGCGTGCTCGACGTGCTTTCGTCCGATTATGTGCCCTTCAGCCTGATCCACGCGCCGTTCGTGCTCGCCGATGAGCTTGAAGCCATCGACCTGCCGAAGGCGATCGCCATGGTCAGCACCACCCCTGCCCGCACCGTCGGCCTCGATGATCGTGGCCGGATTGCCGTCGGCTTGCGCGCCGACATCGCGCGTGTCCACAGGCAGGAAGGTATTCCAGTGGTGCGTTCGGTCTGGCGCGAAGGTCGGCGTGTCGCATGA
- the phnN gene encoding phosphonate metabolism protein/1,5-bisphosphokinase (PRPP-forming) PhnN — translation MSQLELRRGALVVVVGPSGAGKDSVMGFAARHFCDCSDVHFVRRVITRPSDAGGEVHESVSVAEFVDMEQAGAFAVSWDAHGLKYGIPEDVRRNVEHGTTAIVNGSRSALPAFRAAFGNIAVAVITAEPAALAKRLAERGRESEEDVLRRLSRQVPDVTSGPDVTIIDNSGRLESAGRHFVDLVERLRMSAAHPA, via the coding sequence ATGAGCCAGCTCGAACTTAGGCGTGGCGCGCTTGTCGTCGTCGTCGGCCCGAGCGGGGCCGGCAAGGATAGCGTCATGGGCTTTGCCGCCCGACACTTCTGCGACTGCTCCGATGTCCACTTCGTTCGCCGCGTGATCACGCGGCCGTCGGACGCCGGAGGCGAGGTGCATGAAAGCGTTTCAGTCGCCGAATTCGTCGACATGGAGCAGGCAGGCGCCTTCGCTGTGTCCTGGGACGCGCACGGCCTGAAATACGGCATTCCCGAAGACGTTCGCCGCAATGTCGAACACGGCACCACGGCAATCGTCAACGGCAGCCGAAGCGCCCTGCCGGCGTTCCGCGCCGCCTTCGGCAACATCGCCGTCGCGGTCATCACGGCCGAGCCCGCCGCGCTCGCCAAGCGTCTTGCCGAGCGCGGACGCGAAAGCGAAGAGGACGTGTTGCGCCGGCTCTCGCGACAGGTGCCCGACGTCACATCGGGACCGGATGTCACGATCATCGACAACAGCGGTCGCCTTGAGAGTGCCGGGCGTCACTTCGTCGACCTCGTCGAGCGATTGCGCATGAGTGCCGCCCATCCGGCCTAA